The segment GCTGGTGCACCTCGTCGACGTGTCGTCGCTGTCGGGCCGCGATCCCGTGAACGACTTCGAGGTCATCCGCCACGAGCTGGCCATGTTCCCGAACGACGACGACGTGTTCACGCTGGTTGATGGCACGCGCCTCGCCGACAAGCCGCAGTTGGTCGCCGCGACGAAGATCGATGCCCTCGACGAGCCCGACCGCCTGGCGCGCCTTCGGGATCACGTCGAGCGGCTCGGGTTGCCGTGTCATCCGATCTCGGCGGTCACCGGGGTGGGCCTGGCCGCCCTGCTCGACGCCCTCTGGCCGTTTGTCGCCGCGGCGCGCGCCGGGGCCGCGCCTGCCGATCCCGCCGATGCGGCCGGCCGGCTCGCCCGCGTCGGCGTGGCAGAGGCCGAGTGACCATGCGTCTCGGGCTGCTCGGCGGCACGTTCGACCCGATCCACCGGGGCCACCTCGATGCGGGCCGCGTGGCCCGTCGCGCGCTGGGCCTCGACCGGGTGCTGCTCGTGCCGGCCCGCGTGCCGCCTCATCGGGCCGCCGAACCGCACGCCTCGGGCTACCACCGCTTCGCCATGGCAGTGCTCGCGGCGCAGGACGCCGAGGGGTTCGAGGTCTCGGACATCGAACTGGCCAGCCCCGGGCCGTCGTACACGGCGCGGACGCTGCGCGAGTTCCAGCGGTTCGGTCTCGCCGCGTCGCAGATGTTCTTCATCTCGGGCGTCGATGCGTTCGCAGATATTGCCACCTGGCACGACTACCCGGAGCTGCTCGACCTCGCCCACTGGGTGGTCGTCGCAAGGCCGGGGTACGCCATCGTCGATCTCGCGGCGCGGCTGCCCGAGGTCGTCGGGCGCTTCGAACGCCGCGAGGCCGACGCCGTCCCGCCGGCCTCGACAGCCGATCGGACGAGCGTCTGGCTGGTCGAAGCGACGACAACCGACGTGTCGTCGACCGAGCTTCGGCGGCGGATCCGCGCCAACGAGCCGTTCGACGACCTCGCGCCGCTGGCCGTGACCCGCCACATCCGCCACCACGGCCTCTACCAGGCCCCGTCTCCGGCAGGCAGGTTGCATGACCAGGAGTGAGCGTGACCCCTTGGCGGCGCCGGTCGTGACGTTCGGGGATCTGCCCGACGCGGTGCGGCTGGCCGCGCGTGCCGCCGCGTCGAAGAAGGCCGGCGACCTCGTCGCCCTCGACCTGCGCCACGGCGACGCGTTCACGGACGTGTTCCTGATCTGCACGGCACAGAACGTGCGGCAGGCGCGCGCGGTGGCCGACGCCGTCGAGCAGCGGCTCCGCGCCGACCTCGGCGTGCGCCCGTCCCACGTCGAGGGCCACGACCGGGGAGACTGGGTGCTGCTCGACTACTTCGATCTGGTCGTGCATGTCTTCACGCCCGAGACCCGCGCCTTCTACGGACTCGAACGTCTGTGGGGCCGTGCCGCCCGCGTCGAGATCGTGGCGACCGACCTGGCTGACGACCGCGGCTGACGCCCTCGTCGCCGCCCTGCTCGCCCCTCGCTGCGCGGCGTGCGACGCGCCGCTCGACACCCCCACGCGGAGCCCGGTCTGCGCGCCGTGCTGGCAGGCGGTCCGACCCGTGCCCCCGCCCCTCTGTGACACCTGCGGCGTGCCGCTGCCCTCGTGGCGCCGTCACGCCGTGGACGAGGCGCGGTGCCCCCGGTGCCGGAGATCCGCCCCACCCGTGACGCGCGCCGGGGCGGCGGGGTTGTACGAAGGACG is part of the Acidobacteriota bacterium genome and harbors:
- the nadD gene encoding nicotinate-nucleotide adenylyltransferase, with amino-acid sequence MTMRLGLLGGTFDPIHRGHLDAGRVARRALGLDRVLLVPARVPPHRAAEPHASGYHRFAMAVLAAQDAEGFEVSDIELASPGPSYTARTLREFQRFGLAASQMFFISGVDAFADIATWHDYPELLDLAHWVVVARPGYAIVDLAARLPEVVGRFERREADAVPPASTADRTSVWLVEATTTDVSSTELRRRIRANEPFDDLAPLAVTRHIRHHGLYQAPSPAGRLHDQE
- the rsfS gene encoding ribosome silencing factor; protein product: MTRSERDPLAAPVVTFGDLPDAVRLAARAAASKKAGDLVALDLRHGDAFTDVFLICTAQNVRQARAVADAVEQRLRADLGVRPSHVEGHDRGDWVLLDYFDLVVHVFTPETRAFYGLERLWGRAARVEIVATDLADDRG